From Streptomyces sp. TLI_105, the proteins below share one genomic window:
- a CDS encoding diiron oxygenase encodes MGVAAPLPVTDRFMEVLERLSERSVEDYYNPYQTFQWPETLEENRFWMTPELLTVYGTEHYDTLGEETLQRLSKWESINFYSLNVHGIRELLIEVVGRIHMPGFEVPSDFFHHFIGEENEHMWFFSEFCRRYGHKIYGSTAMRADAAWEPEVENFLVFTRILFFEELVDHYNSRMAKDDSLCHTIREVNRIHHQDESRHIAFGRELVSLLYQRMCQAVSADRVREVEAYLKRYVVYSTNSLYNPHVYRDAGIADPLALRNALVADERRRPHERKAIRKPLAFFLKTGIFSDDTLPVV; translated from the coding sequence ATGGGCGTCGCCGCCCCCCTGCCCGTCACCGACCGGTTCATGGAGGTCCTGGAGCGGCTCAGCGAGCGCTCGGTCGAGGACTACTACAACCCGTACCAGACCTTCCAGTGGCCCGAGACCCTGGAAGAGAATCGTTTCTGGATGACTCCGGAGCTGCTCACCGTCTACGGCACCGAGCACTACGACACCCTCGGCGAGGAAACGCTTCAGCGCCTGTCGAAGTGGGAGTCCATCAACTTCTACAGCCTCAACGTGCACGGCATCCGCGAGCTCCTCATCGAGGTCGTCGGCCGCATCCACATGCCCGGCTTCGAGGTCCCCTCGGACTTCTTCCACCACTTCATCGGCGAGGAGAACGAACACATGTGGTTCTTCTCCGAGTTCTGCCGGCGCTACGGGCACAAGATCTACGGCTCCACCGCCATGCGCGCCGACGCCGCCTGGGAGCCCGAGGTCGAGAACTTCCTCGTCTTCACCCGCATCCTCTTCTTCGAGGAGCTCGTCGACCACTACAACTCCCGGATGGCGAAGGACGACTCCCTCTGCCACACCATCCGCGAGGTCAACCGCATCCACCACCAGGACGAGTCCCGCCACATCGCCTTCGGGCGCGAGCTGGTCTCCCTGCTGTACCAGCGGATGTGCCAGGCCGTGAGCGCCGACCGGGTCCGCGAGGTCGAGGCGTACCTCAAGCGGTACGTCGTCTACAGCACCAACTCCCTCTACAACCCGCACGTCTACCGCGACGCCGGCATCGCCGACCCGCTGGCCCTGCGCAACGCGCTGGTCGCCGACGAGCGCCGCCGCCCCCACGAGCGCAAGGCGATCCGCAAGCCGCTCGCCTTCTTCCTGAAGACCGGGATCTTCTCCGACGACACCCTGCCCGTCGTCTGA
- a CDS encoding MaoC family dehydratase, translating into MRYFEDFRPGDVHELGTVTVTTEEVLEFGRRFDPQPFHTDPELAKDSPFGGLIASGFHTQAMFMRRYVDGLLAYSACTGSPGIDEVRYLRPVRPGDVLTARVEILGATPSPFHPATGTVKPRCTLVAADGTAVFSMILHSIFRRRPADAEAGHLSSMPAAEDPVACVRPAKTCAPAMSA; encoded by the coding sequence ATGCGCTACTTCGAGGACTTCCGGCCCGGCGACGTCCACGAGCTGGGCACCGTCACCGTCACGACGGAGGAGGTGCTGGAGTTCGGCAGGCGCTTCGATCCGCAGCCCTTCCACACGGACCCCGAGCTCGCGAAGGACTCCCCGTTCGGCGGTCTGATCGCCAGCGGGTTCCACACCCAGGCGATGTTCATGCGCCGCTACGTCGACGGACTGCTCGCCTACAGCGCCTGTACGGGCTCGCCCGGCATCGACGAGGTCCGCTACCTGCGGCCCGTCCGCCCGGGCGACGTCCTCACCGCGCGCGTCGAGATCCTCGGCGCGACCCCGTCGCCGTTCCATCCCGCCACCGGCACCGTCAAGCCGCGGTGCACGCTCGTGGCCGCCGACGGGACGGCCGTGTTCAGCATGATCCTGCACAGCATCTTCCGCCGGCGCCCCGCCGACGCCGAGGCCGGCCATCTGTCGTCGATGCCCGCGGCCGAGGACCCCGTCGCCTGCGTGCGACCGGCCAAGACCTGCGCCCCGGCCATGAGCGCCTGA
- the metK gene encoding methionine adenosyltransferase — MSRRLFTTESVTEGHPDKIADRISDTILDALLAEDPSSRVAVETLITTGQVHIAGEVTTSAYAPIAQLVRDAVLDIGYDSSAKGFDGASCGVSVSIGAQSPDIAQGVDTAHEARVEGAEDELASQGAGDQGLMFGYACDDTAELMPLPIALAHRLSRRLTEVRKDGTVPYLRPDGKTQVTIEYDGDRPVRLDTVVVSSQHAADISVEGLLTPDVREYVVEHVLKQLVEEGVSLESDGYRLLVNPTGRFEVGGPMGDAGLTGRKIIIDTYGGMARHGGGAFSGKDPSKVDRSAAYAMRWVAKNVVAAGLAKRCEVQVAYAIGKAEPVGLFVETFGTGALPDERIQEAVSEVFDLRPAAIIRDLDLKRPIYAATAAYGHFGRELPEFTWERTDRVEALKKAALAPQERGGVERESARRARGTSDRARSTVDADLSAPEARKGEGV; from the coding sequence ATGAGCCGCCGCCTCTTCACCACGGAGTCCGTGACCGAGGGCCACCCCGACAAGATCGCCGACCGGATCAGCGACACCATCCTCGACGCGCTGCTCGCCGAGGACCCGTCCTCGCGCGTGGCGGTCGAGACCCTGATCACCACCGGCCAGGTCCACATCGCCGGCGAGGTCACCACCTCCGCGTACGCGCCGATAGCCCAGCTGGTGCGCGACGCCGTCCTCGACATCGGCTACGACTCCTCCGCGAAGGGCTTCGACGGCGCCTCCTGCGGCGTGTCGGTGTCCATCGGCGCCCAGTCGCCGGACATCGCGCAGGGCGTCGACACGGCCCACGAGGCCCGTGTCGAGGGCGCGGAGGACGAGCTCGCCTCCCAGGGCGCCGGCGACCAGGGCCTGATGTTCGGCTACGCCTGCGACGACACGGCCGAGCTGATGCCGCTGCCGATCGCCCTCGCCCACCGCCTCTCCCGGCGGCTCACCGAGGTCCGCAAGGACGGCACCGTGCCCTACCTGCGGCCGGACGGCAAGACGCAGGTCACCATCGAGTACGACGGCGACCGTCCGGTCCGCCTCGACACGGTCGTCGTCTCCTCGCAGCACGCCGCCGACATCTCCGTCGAGGGCCTGCTCACCCCGGACGTCCGCGAGTACGTCGTCGAGCACGTCCTCAAGCAGCTCGTCGAGGAGGGCGTCAGCCTGGAGTCCGACGGCTACCGGCTCCTGGTCAACCCGACCGGGCGCTTCGAGGTCGGCGGCCCGATGGGCGACGCCGGCCTCACCGGCCGGAAGATCATCATCGACACGTACGGCGGCATGGCCCGGCACGGTGGCGGCGCCTTCTCCGGCAAGGACCCGTCCAAGGTCGACCGCTCGGCGGCGTACGCCATGCGCTGGGTCGCGAAGAACGTCGTCGCGGCCGGTCTGGCGAAGCGCTGCGAGGTGCAGGTCGCGTACGCGATCGGCAAGGCCGAGCCGGTCGGCCTCTTCGTGGAGACCTTCGGGACGGGCGCGCTCCCGGACGAGAGGATCCAGGAGGCGGTCAGCGAGGTCTTCGACCTGCGGCCGGCGGCGATCATCCGCGACCTGGACCTCAAGCGGCCGATCTACGCGGCGACGGCGGCGTACGGCCACTTCGGCCGCGAGCTCCCCGAGTTCACCTGGGAGCGCACGGACCGGGTGGAGGCCCTGAAGAAGGCAGCGCTCGCGCCGCAGGAGCGCGGCGGCGTCGAAAGGGAGAGCGCGCGGAGGGCGCGAGGAACGAGTGACCGAGCACGGTCGACCGTCGACGCCGACTTGAGCGCTCCGGAGGCGCGAAAAGGGGAAGGGGTCTGA
- a CDS encoding phosphopantetheine-binding protein, translated as MADGLQTVKNWILERHPERDDIASDLDLIENRLIDSLSFVEFVFLLEQESGTAIQMETLEVDSIRTLGAIEQHFFKTPAEAQA; from the coding sequence ATGGCCGACGGCCTGCAGACGGTGAAGAACTGGATCCTCGAGCGTCACCCCGAGCGCGACGACATCGCGTCCGACCTGGACCTGATCGAGAACCGGCTCATCGACTCGCTGTCCTTCGTCGAGTTCGTCTTCCTCCTGGAGCAGGAGAGCGGCACCGCCATCCAGATGGAGACCCTGGAGGTCGACTCCATCCGCACCCTCGGCGCCATCGAGCAGCACTTCTTCAAGACTCCGGCGGAGGCCCAGGCATGA
- a CDS encoding carbohydrate kinase family protein, translating to MRIAVTGSIATDHLMTFPGWFSEQLLADRLDRVSLSFLADNLEVRRGGVAANIAFGLGVLGLRPALVGAVGADFEPYRVWLKDHGVDTDSVRVSESLHTARFVCTTDRAQNQIATFYAGAMAEAREIDLREVVARTGRLELVLVSPDDPEAMLRHTRTCRDLGIPFAADPSQQLARLDGGEVRELVDGARFLFTNEYETALLLEKSGWSEAEVLARVGTWVTTHGEAGVRIRGEGRDPLAVPAVEVPAVVDPTGVGDAFRAGFLAGTLWGVPERCAAQLGCAVAATVLDYVGTQEYRLHRDSLLDRIRTTYGVGCTATLVTHLRGLT from the coding sequence ATGCGCATCGCTGTCACGGGATCCATCGCGACCGACCATCTGATGACCTTCCCCGGCTGGTTCAGCGAGCAGCTGCTCGCCGACCGGCTCGACCGGGTCTCCCTGTCGTTCCTCGCCGACAACCTGGAGGTCAGGCGCGGCGGAGTGGCAGCGAACATCGCCTTCGGACTCGGCGTCCTCGGCCTGCGGCCCGCCCTCGTGGGCGCGGTCGGCGCCGACTTCGAGCCGTACCGGGTCTGGCTGAAGGACCACGGGGTGGACACCGACTCGGTGCGCGTCAGCGAGTCGCTCCACACCGCCCGCTTCGTCTGTACCACCGACCGGGCCCAGAACCAGATCGCCACCTTCTACGCGGGGGCGATGGCCGAGGCGCGCGAGATCGACCTCCGCGAGGTCGTCGCGCGCACCGGCCGCCTGGAGCTGGTCCTGGTCTCCCCGGACGACCCCGAGGCCATGCTCCGGCACACCCGCACCTGCCGTGACCTGGGGATCCCCTTCGCCGCCGATCCGTCGCAGCAGCTGGCGCGGCTCGACGGGGGAGAGGTGCGGGAGCTGGTGGACGGGGCCCGGTTCCTGTTCACCAACGAGTACGAGACGGCGCTCCTCCTGGAGAAGTCCGGCTGGTCCGAGGCGGAGGTGCTGGCCCGCGTCGGCACCTGGGTCACCACCCACGGCGAGGCCGGCGTCCGCATCCGCGGCGAGGGCCGGGACCCCTTGGCGGTGCCGGCCGTGGAGGTCCCGGCGGTCGTCGACCCGACCGGCGTCGGCGACGCCTTCCGGGCCGGGTTCCTCGCGGGGACGCTGTGGGGCGTGCCCGAGCGGTGCGCGGCGCAGCTGGGCTGCGCGGTCGCGGCGACCGTCCTGGACTACGTGGGGACGCAGGAGTACCGGCTGCACCGGGACTCCCTTCTGGACCGGATCAGGACGACGTACGGCGTCGGCTGCACGGCGACGCTCGTCACCCATCTGAGGGGGCTCACATGA
- the metH gene encoding methionine synthase — MTGARPSLREEFATRVVVADGAMGTMLQAADPSMDDFRQLEGCNEILNLTRPDIVASVHDAYFSVGVDCVETNTFGANLAALAEYGIEDQVYELSEAGARIARASADAHTAADGRPRWVLGSMGPGTKLPTLGHVTYEPLRDAFQQNAEGLIRGGADALLIETSQDLLQTKAAVIGARRALDWVGVDLPVIVQVTVETTGTMLLGSEIGAALTALEPLGIDMIGLNCATGPVEMAEHLRHLSRHARVPISVMPNAGLPVLTKDGAHYPLSPAELADAQEQFVREYGPALVGGCCGTTPEHLREVVARVRGAAVLDRQPAAEPGASSLYSHVPFRQDTSYLAIGERTNANGSKKFREAMLEGRWDDCVEMARDQIREGAHMLDLCVDYVGRDGVADMQELAGRFATASTLPIVLDSTEVDVLRAGLEKLGGRAVINSVNYEDGDGPESRFAKVTRLAQEHGAALMALTIDEEGQARTAEAKVAIAERLIGDLTENWGIRESDVLIDTLTFTICTGQEESRKDGIATIEAIRELKRRHPDVQTTLGLSNISFGLNPAARIVLNSVFLDECVKAGLDSAIVHASKILPIARLEPEQVEVALDLVYDRRRDGYDPLQRFLEMFEGATAKSLKAGKTEELLALPLEERLKRRIVDGEKNGLEADLDSALSERPALEIVNDVLLDGMKTVGELFGSGQMQLPFVLQSAEVMKTAVAYLEPHMEKSDAEGKGTIVLATVRGDVHDIGKNLVDIILSNNGYNVVNIGIKQPVSAILEAAEEHAADVIGMSGLLVKSTVIMKENLEELNGRGLASRFPVILGGAALTRAYVEQDLHEIYEGEVRYARDAFEGLRLMDALMGVKRGVPGAVLPPLKQRRVARQPVVEVREPEPAGRSDVAADNPVPEPPFLGTKVTTGIPLAAYAPWLDETALFKGQWGLKDTATIETEGRPRLRALLDRIEREGLVEAAVVHGWFPCVSKGDDLIVLDEDGGERTRFSFPRQQRGRRLCLADFHRAEDSGEVDAVAFQVVTVGSRIGEETARLFAADAYRDYLELHGLSVQLAEALAEYWHARVRADWGIGHADPTGLAGMLRTEYQGCRYSLGYPACPDLEDRAKIAALLRPERIGVVLSEEYQLHPEQSTDAIVVHHPEASYFNAGGRR, encoded by the coding sequence ATGACCGGAGCACGGCCGTCGCTGCGGGAGGAGTTCGCGACGCGGGTCGTCGTCGCCGACGGCGCGATGGGCACCATGCTCCAGGCCGCCGACCCGTCGATGGACGACTTCCGGCAGCTGGAGGGCTGCAACGAGATCCTCAACCTCACCCGCCCCGACATCGTCGCCTCCGTCCACGACGCCTACTTCTCGGTCGGCGTGGACTGCGTCGAGACCAACACCTTCGGGGCGAACCTGGCCGCGCTCGCCGAGTACGGCATCGAGGACCAGGTGTACGAGCTGTCGGAGGCCGGCGCCCGCATCGCCCGCGCCTCCGCCGACGCGCACACGGCCGCCGACGGCCGCCCCCGCTGGGTCCTCGGCTCCATGGGACCCGGTACGAAGCTGCCGACCCTGGGCCACGTCACGTACGAGCCGCTCCGGGACGCATTCCAGCAGAACGCGGAGGGCCTGATCCGCGGCGGCGCCGACGCCCTGCTCATCGAGACCTCGCAGGACCTGCTCCAGACGAAGGCGGCCGTCATCGGCGCCCGCCGGGCCCTGGACTGGGTCGGCGTGGACCTGCCCGTGATCGTGCAGGTCACGGTGGAGACGACGGGCACGATGCTGCTCGGCTCGGAGATCGGCGCGGCGCTGACCGCCCTGGAGCCGCTCGGCATCGACATGATCGGCCTGAACTGCGCCACGGGCCCGGTGGAGATGGCCGAGCACCTGCGGCACCTCTCCCGGCACGCCCGTGTCCCGATCTCGGTCATGCCGAACGCGGGCCTGCCGGTCCTCACCAAGGACGGCGCGCACTACCCCTTGTCGCCGGCCGAACTGGCCGATGCCCAGGAGCAGTTCGTGCGGGAGTACGGACCGGCCCTGGTCGGCGGCTGCTGCGGGACGACCCCGGAGCACCTGCGGGAGGTCGTGGCGCGGGTGCGCGGCGCGGCCGTGCTCGACCGGCAGCCGGCGGCGGAGCCGGGCGCGTCCTCGCTGTACAGCCATGTGCCGTTCCGGCAGGACACCTCGTACCTGGCGATCGGTGAGCGGACCAACGCCAACGGGTCGAAGAAGTTCCGTGAGGCGATGCTGGAGGGCCGCTGGGACGACTGCGTGGAGATGGCCCGGGACCAGATCCGCGAGGGCGCGCACATGCTCGACCTGTGCGTGGACTACGTGGGCCGTGACGGCGTGGCGGACATGCAGGAGCTGGCGGGCCGGTTCGCGACCGCGTCGACGCTGCCGATCGTGCTGGACTCCACCGAGGTGGACGTCCTGCGGGCCGGTCTGGAGAAGCTCGGCGGCCGGGCCGTCATCAACTCGGTCAACTACGAGGACGGCGACGGACCCGAGTCCCGCTTCGCCAAGGTCACCCGACTGGCCCAGGAGCACGGCGCGGCGCTGATGGCGCTGACGATCGACGAGGAGGGCCAGGCCAGGACGGCCGAGGCGAAGGTCGCGATCGCCGAGCGGCTCATCGGGGACCTCACGGAGAACTGGGGGATCAGGGAGTCGGACGTCCTCATCGACACCCTGACCTTCACCATCTGCACGGGCCAGGAGGAGTCGCGCAAGGACGGCATCGCCACCATCGAGGCGATCCGTGAGCTGAAGCGCCGCCATCCGGACGTCCAGACCACGCTGGGTCTGTCGAACATCTCCTTCGGCCTCAACCCGGCCGCCCGGATCGTGCTGAACTCGGTCTTCCTCGACGAGTGCGTGAAGGCGGGCCTGGACTCGGCGATCGTCCACGCGTCGAAGATCCTGCCCATCGCCCGCCTGGAGCCGGAGCAGGTGGAGGTCGCGCTCGACCTCGTGTACGACCGGCGGCGGGACGGCTACGACCCGCTCCAGCGTTTCCTTGAGATGTTCGAGGGCGCCACGGCGAAGTCCCTCAAGGCCGGCAAGACGGAGGAGCTCCTCGCCCTGCCGCTGGAGGAGCGGCTCAAGCGGCGGATCGTCGACGGCGAGAAGAACGGCCTGGAGGCGGACCTGGATTCCGCCCTGTCCGAACGCCCGGCCCTGGAGATCGTCAACGACGTGCTGCTCGACGGCATGAAGACGGTCGGTGAGCTGTTCGGCTCCGGCCAGATGCAGCTGCCGTTCGTGCTCCAGTCCGCCGAGGTCATGAAGACGGCGGTGGCCTATCTGGAGCCGCACATGGAGAAGTCCGACGCCGAGGGCAAGGGCACGATCGTCCTGGCCACGGTCCGCGGCGACGTCCACGACATCGGCAAGAACCTCGTCGACATCATCCTGTCCAACAACGGCTACAACGTCGTCAACATCGGCATCAAGCAGCCGGTCTCCGCGATCCTGGAGGCGGCAGAAGAGCACGCGGCGGACGTCATCGGCATGTCGGGCCTGTTGGTGAAGTCCACGGTCATCATGAAGGAGAACCTGGAGGAGCTGAACGGCCGGGGACTCGCGTCCCGCTTTCCCGTGATCCTCGGCGGCGCCGCCCTCACCCGCGCCTACGTCGAACAGGACCTCCACGAGATCTACGAGGGCGAGGTCCGCTACGCCCGCGACGCCTTCGAGGGCCTGCGCCTCATGGACGCCCTCATGGGCGTCAAGCGCGGCGTCCCCGGAGCCGTACTGCCCCCGCTCAAGCAGCGCCGCGTGGCCCGGCAGCCGGTGGTGGAGGTCCGGGAGCCCGAGCCGGCCGGCCGCTCCGACGTCGCCGCCGACAACCCCGTACCCGAACCCCCCTTCCTCGGGACGAAGGTCACCACCGGCATCCCCCTCGCCGCGTACGCCCCCTGGCTCGACGAGACCGCCCTCTTCAAGGGCCAGTGGGGACTGAAGGACACCGCGACCATCGAGACGGAAGGCCGGCCGCGCCTGCGCGCCCTCCTCGACCGGATCGAACGCGAGGGCCTGGTCGAAGCGGCCGTCGTCCACGGCTGGTTCCCCTGTGTGTCCAAGGGCGACGACCTGATCGTCCTGGACGAGGACGGAGGCGAGCGGACCCGCTTCTCCTTCCCCCGCCAGCAGCGGGGCCGCCGCCTCTGCCTGGCCGACTTCCACCGCGCCGAGGACTCCGGCGAGGTGGACGCGGTCGCCTTCCAGGTCGTCACCGTCGGATCCAGGATCGGGGAGGAGACGGCCCGGCTCTTCGCCGCCGACGCCTACCGCGACTACCTCGAACTCCACGGCCTCTCCGTGCAGCTCGCCGAGGCCCTCGCCGAGTACTGGCACGCCCGGGTGCGCGCCGACTGGGGCATCGGCCACGCCGACCCCACCGGCCTGGCGGGCATGCTGCGCACCGAGTACCAGGGCTGCCGCTACTCCCTGGGCTACCCGGCCTGCCCCGACCTGGAGGACCGGGCGAAGATCGCCGCGCTGCTCCGGCCGGAGCGGATCGGGGTCGTGCTGTCGGAGGAGTACCAGCTGCACCCCGAGCAGTCGACGGACGCGATCGTCGTCCACCACCCGGAGGCGAGCTACTTCAACGCGGGAGGCCGCAGGTGA
- a CDS encoding SAM-dependent methyltransferase: MEAVSRTAQWTAAARALETEREDRLFADPYARTVADEIGFELLARYDGGGIVPFLAIRTTYLDRAIVKAVEERGIRQVVFLAAGMDTRFFRLPWPDGVTVYELDRPALLEAKAEMLKDEPRPAGRTRVPIPVDLTQDWTGPLKEAGWKSEEPVLWVVEGLLFFLPEQAVRTLISTLSAHAAPGSVLLGDVISKSALENPLARTFMSALKEDGNPWLFGTEEPEALLADCGWAVREVKQPGEEGAAFDRWPYPVPARSVPRVPRSFLFTCDLPSYQEEQAA; this comes from the coding sequence GTGGAGGCCGTATCCCGCACCGCCCAGTGGACCGCCGCCGCGCGCGCCCTGGAGACCGAGCGCGAGGACCGGCTGTTCGCCGATCCCTACGCGCGCACCGTCGCCGACGAGATCGGCTTCGAACTGCTCGCGCGCTACGACGGGGGCGGCATCGTGCCGTTCCTCGCCATCCGCACCACCTACCTCGACCGGGCCATCGTGAAGGCGGTGGAGGAGCGCGGCATCCGGCAGGTCGTCTTCCTCGCCGCCGGCATGGACACCCGCTTCTTCCGGCTGCCCTGGCCCGACGGCGTCACCGTCTACGAGCTCGACCGCCCGGCCCTCCTGGAGGCCAAGGCCGAGATGCTCAAGGACGAGCCGCGGCCCGCCGGCCGCACCCGGGTCCCGATCCCGGTCGACCTCACCCAGGACTGGACCGGCCCCCTGAAGGAGGCCGGCTGGAAGAGCGAGGAGCCGGTCCTGTGGGTGGTCGAGGGCCTGCTGTTCTTCCTGCCCGAGCAGGCCGTGCGCACCCTCATCTCGACGCTCTCCGCGCACGCCGCGCCCGGCTCCGTGCTGCTCGGCGACGTCATCTCGAAGTCCGCCCTGGAGAACCCGCTGGCCCGCACCTTCATGAGCGCGCTCAAGGAGGACGGCAACCCGTGGCTCTTCGGCACCGAGGAGCCCGAGGCGCTGCTCGCCGACTGCGGCTGGGCCGTGCGCGAGGTCAAGCAGCCCGGTGAGGAGGGCGCCGCCTTCGACCGCTGGCCCTACCCGGTGCCGGCCCGCTCCGTGCCGCGCGTCCCCCGTTCCTTCCTCTTCACGTGCGATCTCCCGAGCTACCAGGAGGAGCAGGCCGCATGA
- a CDS encoding class I SAM-dependent methyltransferase, producing MSAHDFHQRVITDAGAAVRGLTVALGERLGLYKALAEHGPLTAEQLAGRTGTNERYIEEWLHAQLSAGYVERHPSSLTYTLPADHVEVLADPKAVTYAAGFFTALKALYATEDLLVEAYRTGDGVGWAEHDAALDTGMGSFFQPTYEHKLVPDWLPSLHQVTEKLRNGGTVADVGCGVGHTTLLIAKAFPNATVHGFDYSEEAISIARELAEEAGLSDRVVFEVASADDYPGSGYDLVCFFNALHDMGDPVAAAQHVHKSLDADGTWMLVESNVSPQDIDTQTPAARMFMALSAVMCLPVAVAQRGPHALGNHSGEKAFRAIAEEAGFTRWRRATETPVNAVYEVRP from the coding sequence ATGAGCGCCCACGACTTCCACCAGCGGGTCATCACCGACGCGGGCGCGGCCGTCCGCGGACTGACCGTCGCCCTCGGCGAGCGCCTCGGCCTCTACAAGGCCCTCGCCGAGCACGGCCCCCTCACCGCCGAGCAGCTCGCCGGGCGGACGGGCACGAACGAGCGGTACATCGAGGAGTGGCTGCACGCCCAGCTCTCCGCCGGGTACGTCGAGCGGCACCCCAGCTCCCTCACGTACACGCTCCCCGCCGACCACGTCGAGGTCCTCGCCGACCCGAAGGCCGTCACCTACGCCGCCGGCTTCTTCACCGCCCTCAAGGCGCTGTACGCCACCGAGGACCTGCTCGTCGAGGCGTACCGCACCGGGGACGGCGTCGGCTGGGCCGAGCACGACGCGGCCCTCGACACCGGCATGGGCTCCTTCTTCCAGCCCACGTACGAGCACAAGCTCGTCCCGGACTGGCTGCCGTCCCTCCACCAGGTCACGGAGAAGCTGAGGAACGGCGGCACCGTCGCCGACGTCGGCTGCGGCGTCGGGCACACCACCCTCCTCATCGCGAAGGCCTTCCCGAACGCCACCGTCCACGGCTTCGACTACTCCGAGGAGGCCATCTCGATCGCGCGGGAGCTCGCCGAGGAGGCCGGTCTGTCCGACCGGGTCGTCTTCGAGGTCGCCTCCGCCGACGACTACCCCGGCTCCGGCTACGACCTGGTGTGCTTCTTCAACGCCCTGCACGACATGGGCGACCCGGTGGCCGCCGCCCAGCACGTCCACAAGTCGCTCGACGCGGACGGCACCTGGATGCTCGTCGAGTCCAACGTCTCCCCGCAGGACATCGACACCCAGACCCCCGCCGCCCGCATGTTCATGGCCCTGTCCGCCGTGATGTGCCTGCCGGTCGCGGTCGCGCAGCGCGGCCCGCACGCCCTCGGCAACCACTCCGGCGAGAAGGCCTTCCGGGCCATCGCCGAGGAGGCCGGCTTCACCCGCTGGCGGCGCGCCACCGAGACGCCGGTCAACGCGGTCTACGAAGTCCGCCCGTAA
- the acpS gene encoding holo-ACP synthase, which yields MPARPAAPPAGGLGWANLGMDIVSVNRVRRLLAQYGERFFERMLTPGELADCRTSSGLDVLSLCGRIAAKEAAFKTLRVRGRFLPWPDIVVRRSEGGWPLVELHRAAAEMAAESGITEITVSISHDVDYAVAVAAPIIAPTPHVSSIPNEQ from the coding sequence GTGCCGGCCCGTCCCGCCGCCCCGCCGGCGGGCGGCCTGGGGTGGGCGAACCTCGGCATGGACATCGTGTCCGTCAACCGTGTCCGCAGGCTCCTCGCCCAGTACGGGGAGCGGTTCTTCGAGCGGATGCTCACCCCCGGCGAGCTCGCCGACTGCCGTACGTCCTCCGGGCTCGACGTCCTGAGCCTGTGCGGGCGGATCGCGGCGAAGGAAGCGGCGTTCAAGACCTTACGGGTCAGAGGCAGGTTCCTGCCGTGGCCGGACATCGTCGTGCGGCGCTCCGAGGGCGGCTGGCCGCTCGTGGAGCTGCACCGGGCGGCCGCCGAGATGGCCGCGGAGTCCGGCATCACCGAGATCACCGTGTCCATCAGCCACGACGTGGACTACGCGGTCGCGGTCGCGGCACCGATCATCGCCCCCACCCCCCACGTATCCAGCATCCCCAACGAGCAGTAG